A genomic stretch from Erysipelothrix sp. HDW6C includes:
- a CDS encoding sugar ABC transporter ATP-binding protein — protein sequence MIEMKNISKSFGANRVLSNVDLTIKDGEILALLGENGAGKSTLMNILGGVLPMDEGEIMINNHAVNFESPVDSLSSGIAFIHQELNLVNDLAVYENLFLGNEIMKNRFVPDTKTMIEKTREIFAKMDLELDPCVHVATLDASYKQIVEISRALLMDAKYIIMDEPTTSLTGPEIERVFSMMKKLRNEGVGIIFISHKLEEIMEICDCYTVLRNGNMVASDRVANTNTKELARHMVGHDVRSEVIVRERNSGEVVLELNQLTHETLYKNVDLQVRTGEVMGVTGLLGDGRSELFLSVFGDIPYQSGTIKVSGKPVTINSITAAMELGIGYVPRNRKENAIIRDMDILENGTLASFDAYSNAFGQLDMKGILEAFNQKREELHIKMGKPTDSINSLSGGNQQKVVLSKWLLTNPKILILDNPTQGVDVGSKEEIYDIIHKLADSGVAIILLSNEPQEIIRTCDRTLVMYHGVIQGELDHEQMNEHSIMHLATGGKDEEGSDINGSN from the coding sequence AATATATCAAAATCATTCGGTGCCAACCGTGTATTATCAAATGTTGATTTAACAATCAAAGATGGTGAGATTTTAGCCTTGTTGGGTGAAAATGGCGCTGGGAAATCTACATTGATGAATATACTCGGTGGAGTACTCCCCATGGATGAAGGGGAGATTATGATTAATAATCACGCTGTTAATTTTGAGAGCCCTGTTGATTCATTGAGTTCAGGGATTGCTTTCATTCATCAAGAATTGAATCTTGTTAATGATCTTGCGGTCTATGAGAATCTCTTCTTGGGAAATGAAATTATGAAAAATCGTTTTGTACCCGATACGAAAACGATGATTGAGAAGACACGCGAAATTTTTGCGAAAATGGATCTCGAACTTGATCCATGTGTCCATGTTGCAACATTGGACGCATCGTACAAACAAATTGTGGAAATCTCTCGTGCGCTCTTAATGGATGCTAAGTACATCATTATGGATGAACCAACAACATCCCTAACGGGACCAGAAATCGAACGCGTTTTCAGTATGATGAAGAAACTTCGAAACGAAGGTGTAGGAATCATCTTTATTTCGCATAAGCTTGAAGAAATCATGGAAATCTGTGATTGCTATACTGTCTTGCGTAATGGAAACATGGTTGCATCAGACCGTGTAGCGAATACCAATACAAAAGAGTTGGCGCGACACATGGTTGGGCATGATGTGCGATCCGAAGTCATCGTACGTGAACGCAATTCTGGAGAAGTTGTCCTTGAACTCAATCAATTAACACATGAAACATTGTATAAAAACGTTGACCTTCAGGTTAGAACGGGTGAAGTCATGGGCGTTACTGGACTTTTGGGTGATGGAAGAAGTGAGTTATTCTTATCCGTGTTTGGTGACATTCCTTATCAAAGTGGAACAATTAAAGTATCAGGAAAACCAGTAACCATCAATTCCATCACAGCTGCGATGGAACTCGGTATTGGATATGTTCCGCGTAACCGAAAAGAAAATGCCATTATTCGTGATATGGACATTTTAGAAAATGGAACGCTCGCCTCGTTTGATGCTTACAGCAATGCATTCGGACAACTCGATATGAAGGGCATATTAGAAGCATTCAACCAGAAACGTGAAGAATTACATATAAAAATGGGTAAGCCAACAGACTCTATAAACAGTCTGTCGGGAGGGAATCAACAAAAAGTAGTACTCTCTAAATGGCTTCTTACAAATCCTAAGATATTGATTCTTGATAATCCAACGCAAGGGGTTGATGTTGGATCGAAAGAAGAAATATACGACATTATTCATAAGCTGGCGGATAGTGGTGTTGCTATTATTCTCCTGTCAAATGAACCACAGGAAATTATTCGTACTTGTGATCGTACATTGGTTATGTATCATGGGGTCATTCAAGGCGAACTTGACCATGAACAGATGAATGAACACAGTATTATGCACCTAGCAACAGGTGGAAAAGATGAAGAAGGAAGTGACATCAATGGAAGCAATTAA